The Candidatus Poribacteria bacterium nucleotide sequence CCTCATGAAAAAATTGCTAATTTCTTTGATAGTTTTAGGCTTACTCATTAATTGAATGCCCACGTCCGCCGAAGCAGCGGCACCAACAGTGACAATTACGCCGCCATCGGGTACGCAGACTGCGGCATTTGATGTAACGATTACTTTCAGTGAAGATGTAACCGGTTTTGAAAAAGGGGATATCGGGCTAACGAACGGCGCGAGTGTGATGGACCTCACAGGGAGTGATGACTCCTATACAGCGACAATAAAACCCAAGGTTACAGGGGATATAACAATCAGTGTGGGAGCGAATGTAGCGACAAATACTGGTGGGGAGGGCAACACAGCCGCAACCAACCAGACAGTATCCGTCGACCTACCGCATAGCATCATGATTATGGGCCCAAGCGGGGATGAAGATCGTAACGCCGCTTTTGACATTACGGTGATGTTCACTGAAAGCGTAGGGGCTTTTGTCGCAGATGATATTACATTAACCCCAAGCACCATGGCGACGGTAGGGACTCCCTCCGGAAGCGCGCCGACGTATACAGTCACAATCACACCCGAGGCGAATCAGGATGGAGAGCTGAGCATTCAAATAGGAGCGAATGCCGTACAGGACAGTAGTAGCGTGAACTATGGAACAGCCTCAAATACTATAACGGTGGATATAGACAACGTGCGTCCGACAGTCTCCTCGATTACGGGGCCATCTGGTGCTCAGAATGACGACTTCGATGTAACGATTACTTTCAGTGAAGAGGTGGACAATTTTACCCCGAGTGACCTGACTGTTTCAG carries:
- a CDS encoding Ig-like domain-containing protein; protein product: MPTSAEAAAPTVTITPPSGTQTAAFDVTITFSEDVTGFEKGDIGLTNGASVMDLTGSDDSYTATIKPKVTGDITISVGANVATNTGGEGNTAATNQTVSVDLPHSIMIMGPSGDEDRNAAFDITVMFTESVGAFVADDITLTPSTMATVGTPSGSAPTYTVTITPEANQDGELSIQIGANAVQDSSSVNYGTASNTITVDIDNVRPTVSSITGPSGAQNDDFDVTITFSEEVDNFTPSDLTVSGDADAPSSWTTGADGSTSFTGTIDISGVSTGNSNSVGISVGSNVAEDAAGNGNAASASTVDLTVTVDNKKPTPTLGSVTGTKNADFIVSITFDESVSNFAKSDIIPFLKVYLALTEPTHTTPGRCGF